In Marinobacter sp. LQ44, the following are encoded in one genomic region:
- the lysA gene encoding diaminopimelate decarboxylase yields the protein MDHFNYRNGELYAEDVPVASIAERFGTPAYVYSRATLERHYRAYDSALNGRPHLVCYAVKANSNLAVLNVLARLGAGFDIVSAGELERVLRAGGDPARVVFSGVGKQEWEMKRALEVGVRCFNVESDTELDRLNKVAGELGLRAPVSLRVNPDVDAGTHPYISTGLKENKFGIDIAEAPQVYARAAALPNLDVHGVDCHIGSQLTSVSPFLDALDRVLVLIDTLADQGIHIRHLDMGGGLGVTYNQEQPPQPADYVKALAERLGDRELELIMEPGRSIAANAGILLTRVEFLKCTEHRNFAIIDAAMNDLIRPALYSAWQAIIPVQPHQDGEEKAWDLVGPVCETGDFLGKDRKLRLKAGDLLAVRSAGAYGFVMASNYNTRNRPPELMVDGDQVHVVRRRETLDDQLGPESCLPE from the coding sequence ATGGATCATTTCAATTACCGCAATGGCGAACTGTACGCCGAAGATGTTCCGGTGGCGTCAATCGCTGAGCGTTTTGGCACCCCGGCTTACGTATATTCCCGGGCCACCCTCGAGCGTCACTATCGGGCCTATGACAGCGCGCTGAATGGCCGCCCGCACCTGGTGTGCTATGCCGTGAAGGCCAACAGCAACCTGGCGGTGCTGAATGTGCTGGCGCGCCTGGGCGCCGGTTTCGATATTGTTTCTGCCGGCGAGCTGGAGCGGGTTTTGCGTGCCGGTGGCGATCCCGCCAGGGTGGTGTTCTCCGGCGTTGGCAAACAGGAATGGGAAATGAAGCGGGCGCTCGAAGTGGGCGTGCGCTGTTTCAACGTTGAATCTGACACCGAGCTGGACCGCCTGAACAAAGTGGCCGGAGAGTTGGGCCTGAGGGCGCCGGTCTCGCTGCGAGTGAACCCGGATGTCGATGCCGGCACCCATCCCTACATTTCCACCGGACTGAAGGAAAACAAATTTGGTATCGATATCGCCGAGGCCCCCCAGGTTTACGCCCGTGCCGCAGCGTTACCAAACCTGGATGTCCATGGGGTGGACTGTCACATTGGTTCCCAGCTGACGTCAGTCTCTCCGTTTCTGGATGCCCTGGACCGGGTGTTGGTGCTGATCGATACCCTGGCGGACCAGGGCATTCATATCCGCCACCTGGACATGGGGGGCGGCCTGGGCGTGACCTACAATCAGGAACAGCCCCCGCAGCCGGCGGATTACGTCAAGGCACTGGCCGAGCGGCTGGGTGATCGGGAGCTGGAACTGATCATGGAGCCGGGCCGCTCCATTGCCGCCAACGCCGGCATATTGCTGACCCGCGTGGAGTTTCTGAAGTGCACCGAGCATCGCAACTTCGCCATTATCGATGCGGCCATGAACGACCTGATCCGCCCGGCACTGTACAGCGCCTGGCAGGCCATCATCCCGGTACAGCCCCATCAGGACGGTGAGGAAAAAGCCTGGGATCTGGTCGGGCCGGTGTGCGAAACCGGCGATTTTCTGGGCAAGGATCGCAAACTGCGGCTGAAAGCGGGCGATTTGCTTGCGGTTCGGTCAGCGGGTGCCTACGGTTTTGTTATGGCGTCCAATTACAACACCCGTAATCGCCCGCCCGAGCTGATGGTTGACGGCGATCAGGTGCATGTGGTGCGCCGCCGGGAGACCCTGGACGATCAGCTTGGCCCTGAAAGTTGCCTGCCGGAATGA
- the dapF gene encoding diaminopimelate epimerase encodes MNPQRRGQGPLLRFTKMHGLGNDFMVVDAISQPFRLRPELIRELADRNFGIGFDQLLVVEPPGLPDVDFRYRIFNADGSEVEQCGNGARCFARFVRDQRLTNKRVIRVQTAKGVIELKIGKDGLVMVNMGVPELNPPAIPFAADCQKTVYTVDVDGQSVELSAVSMGNPHGVLLVDDVDTAPVATLGPMLEKHPRFPSRANIGFLQIVDRGHARLRVFERGSGETLACGSGACAAVVAGQLRGLLDTRVEVELRGGRLVIEWQGNGSPVMMEGPAKTVFEGQLRLPGDPQPRRRRSSRTNKTRS; translated from the coding sequence ATGAATCCGCAAAGACGGGGCCAGGGGCCGTTGCTCCGGTTTACCAAGATGCACGGGCTGGGGAACGACTTTATGGTGGTGGATGCCATAAGCCAGCCTTTCCGCCTGCGTCCGGAGTTGATCCGGGAGCTGGCGGATCGGAACTTTGGTATCGGCTTCGACCAGTTGCTGGTGGTCGAACCGCCGGGTCTGCCTGATGTGGATTTTCGCTATCGTATTTTTAATGCTGATGGTTCGGAAGTGGAGCAGTGCGGTAACGGCGCCCGGTGCTTTGCCCGGTTTGTGCGTGACCAGCGCCTGACCAACAAGCGGGTGATCCGGGTACAGACTGCCAAGGGTGTGATCGAGCTGAAAATCGGCAAGGATGGCCTGGTGATGGTCAATATGGGCGTGCCGGAACTCAATCCGCCCGCCATTCCCTTCGCCGCGGACTGTCAGAAGACCGTGTACACCGTCGATGTTGATGGCCAGAGCGTGGAATTGTCGGCGGTTTCCATGGGCAATCCCCACGGTGTACTGTTGGTGGATGACGTCGACACGGCACCGGTGGCCACCCTTGGCCCCATGCTGGAGAAGCATCCCCGGTTCCCTTCAAGGGCCAATATCGGATTCCTGCAGATCGTCGACCGGGGCCATGCCCGCTTGCGTGTATTTGAGCGTGGTTCGGGAGAAACCCTGGCCTGTGGCAGTGGAGCCTGTGCTGCGGTGGTGGCAGGCCAGCTGCGAGGCCTGCTGGATACCCGGGTGGAGGTGGAGCTGCGGGGTGGCCGGCTGGTGATCGAATGGCAGGGGAATGGGTCCCCTGTTATGATGGAAGGCCCCGCTAAAACGGTATTTGAAGGGCAGCTTCGTCTGCCGGGTGATCCCCAGCCCCGGCGCCGCAGAAGTTCCCGAACCAATAAAACAAGGTCCTGA
- a CDS encoding DUF484 family protein: protein MTEQTARQKAGELTREQVADYLRANPDFFLDQDELLRSLTLPHDSGRAISLVERQVHLFREQRDTLRRELVELVSIARHNDRLFEKSKRLLMQVIEAKSLNDMAAAVDDSIRGDFGLDAASVLLFSDSAQPEKGEGALHIVNAVQARERLGSLLEGDRAVCGQFRESEREFLFPDRDEPIASVALVPLRHEGLVGVFAVGSCEQGYFDQSMGSLFLSYISDTLSRLLPPMLDRYRTDAPVSGLAVESGQG, encoded by the coding sequence ATGACAGAACAAACGGCCCGCCAGAAGGCCGGCGAACTCACCCGGGAGCAGGTGGCCGATTATCTTCGCGCCAATCCTGATTTTTTTCTTGATCAGGATGAACTGCTGCGCAGCCTGACTCTGCCCCACGACAGTGGCCGGGCGATCTCGCTGGTGGAGCGCCAGGTTCATCTGTTTCGTGAGCAGCGGGATACCCTTCGCCGTGAACTGGTGGAGCTGGTATCGATCGCCCGTCATAACGACCGCCTCTTCGAGAAAAGCAAACGGTTGCTGATGCAGGTGATCGAAGCCAAGTCACTCAACGACATGGCCGCCGCTGTTGATGACAGCATCCGCGGCGATTTTGGCCTGGATGCTGCCTCGGTGCTTCTGTTCAGTGATTCGGCGCAGCCGGAGAAAGGCGAGGGCGCCCTGCACATCGTCAACGCCGTCCAGGCCCGGGAGCGTCTGGGCTCGTTGCTGGAGGGTGACCGTGCGGTGTGCGGCCAGTTCCGGGAAAGCGAGCGGGAGTTCCTGTTCCCGGACCGGGATGAACCGATTGCCTCGGTGGCCCTGGTACCGCTGCGTCATGAGGGGCTGGTTGGCGTATTTGCTGTCGGCAGCTGCGAGCAGGGTTATTTTGATCAGAGCATGGGGTCGCTGTTTCTCAGCTATATCAGCGATACCCTGAGCCGGCTGCTGCCCCCCATGCTTGATCGTTATCGCACAGATGCCCCGGTGTCTGGCCTGGCTGTGGAGAGCGGCCAGGGGTGA
- the xerC gene encoding tyrosine recombinase XerC, which yields MAAPVVAFVRHLATEKCHSPRTCDHYQRDLDRLVDWLIEVDIPAWSELTIHDIRRYVARLSRDGLSGRSIARHLSAIRRFYQFLLREGLARDNPALDVRAPKSGRRLPKVADVDQISQLLDINPDDPLEIRDLAMFELMYSSGLRLAELASLSLPALDLKGREVRVLGKGNKERILPVGGKAVAALNQWLAHRTAMANEGETAVFVSQRGGRLSQRSIQARLARWGMVQGADQRLHPHLLRHSFASHMLESSGDLRAVQELLGHADIATTQVYTHLDFQHLARVYDQSHPRARRRSTNYINRNDNDHAGS from the coding sequence ATGGCCGCCCCGGTGGTTGCGTTTGTCCGGCATCTCGCCACCGAAAAGTGCCATTCCCCCCGCACCTGTGATCACTATCAACGAGACCTCGATCGCCTGGTCGACTGGCTGATCGAAGTTGACATCCCGGCCTGGTCAGAGCTGACGATTCACGACATCCGCCGCTACGTGGCCCGGCTGAGCCGAGACGGTTTAAGCGGTCGGAGCATTGCCAGGCACCTGTCGGCCATCCGCCGTTTCTATCAGTTCCTGCTTCGGGAAGGTCTCGCCCGGGACAACCCCGCTCTGGATGTTCGGGCTCCCAAAAGCGGGCGCCGGCTGCCGAAAGTGGCAGACGTTGACCAGATCAGCCAGCTGCTGGACATCAATCCCGACGACCCCCTGGAAATCCGCGATCTGGCCATGTTCGAGCTGATGTACTCTTCGGGCCTCCGTTTGGCAGAACTGGCCAGCCTGAGTCTGCCCGCCCTGGACCTGAAAGGCCGGGAGGTGCGTGTTCTGGGTAAAGGTAACAAGGAGCGCATTCTGCCGGTCGGCGGCAAAGCCGTCGCGGCTCTGAATCAATGGCTGGCGCACCGAACAGCCATGGCTAACGAGGGCGAAACCGCGGTATTCGTCAGCCAGCGGGGCGGTCGCCTGAGCCAGCGCAGTATCCAGGCCCGCCTGGCTCGCTGGGGCATGGTGCAGGGTGCCGACCAGCGCTTGCATCCGCACCTGCTGCGGCACTCCTTTGCCAGCCATATGCTGGAGTCCAGCGGCGACCTGCGTGCGGTCCAGGAACTGCTTGGCCATGCGGACATCGCCACCACTCAGGTCTATACTCATCTGGACTTTCAGCATCTTGCCCGGGTGTACGATCAGAGTCATCCCCGGGCGCGTCGACGTTCGACCAACTATATCAACCGAAACGACAATGATCATGCCGGTTCTTGA
- a CDS encoding GGDEF domain-containing protein: MASEESWKDKYLRELDEAEQREKQWLAERNVLERMLVRTSLASEGQTPELDNLLNRLRSDLRKQKFDIDAWKALQDQIDKAITRLDEAEPKGPKADTQVVAPAKPTGSEHDIAEEGHRLRIARRVGQLLGLLLNQVSLEPEVESQARTLQQTLLSSNDWEVLREGLNQVAELVIEAVTRSQREFETFLKRLDERLETLRQHFSEQSDAYASRHNDTATLDREIRSELSKVSEDIQHSQDLQSLKQSVSQRLEFIGGALERFCTRDAERDEMLAQQLNAMQEKVAAMEAHSEQMQAQVRRERERAMTDLLTQLPNREAWQERLSFEYNRWQRYRHPLSVSVIDIDLFKKINDSFGHKAGDRVLQLVAREMKSRLRSTDFIARFGGEEFVLLLPETGLEAARDVVEQFREHVGKLPFHFGGKPVSITFSAGVSEFRDGDTEDAVFDRADRALYQAKDAGRNQVMVD, translated from the coding sequence ATGGCATCTGAGGAGTCCTGGAAGGATAAGTATCTTCGGGAACTGGACGAGGCAGAGCAACGCGAAAAACAGTGGTTAGCCGAGCGCAATGTGCTTGAACGGATGCTGGTGCGAACCAGCCTGGCCTCGGAAGGCCAGACACCAGAACTTGATAACCTGCTTAACCGCCTGAGATCCGATCTGCGCAAGCAGAAGTTCGATATCGATGCCTGGAAAGCCCTGCAGGATCAGATTGATAAAGCCATTACCCGTCTTGATGAAGCCGAGCCAAAGGGCCCAAAGGCCGACACACAGGTCGTCGCGCCGGCGAAGCCGACGGGAAGTGAGCATGATATCGCCGAAGAGGGGCATCGGCTCAGAATCGCCCGCCGTGTAGGCCAGTTGTTGGGGTTGTTGTTGAATCAGGTCAGCCTGGAACCAGAGGTGGAGTCGCAGGCCAGGACGCTTCAGCAAACCCTGTTATCGAGCAACGACTGGGAGGTCCTTCGGGAAGGCCTGAATCAGGTGGCGGAGCTGGTGATTGAGGCGGTTACCCGCAGCCAGCGGGAGTTCGAGACTTTCCTCAAACGGCTGGATGAGCGCCTGGAAACCTTGCGTCAGCACTTTTCCGAACAGTCCGATGCCTACGCTTCCAGGCACAATGATACTGCAACGCTGGACCGGGAAATCCGGTCGGAGCTGAGTAAAGTATCCGAGGATATTCAGCACAGTCAGGACCTACAGAGCCTCAAACAGTCTGTGAGCCAGCGACTGGAGTTCATCGGCGGTGCCCTGGAACGATTCTGCACGCGGGATGCCGAGCGGGATGAAATGCTGGCGCAGCAACTCAATGCCATGCAGGAGAAGGTCGCCGCCATGGAGGCTCATTCCGAGCAGATGCAGGCGCAGGTTCGCCGGGAGCGGGAGCGCGCGATGACCGACCTGCTTACCCAGCTGCCCAACCGGGAAGCCTGGCAGGAGCGGCTATCATTCGAATACAACCGCTGGCAGCGTTACCGACACCCGCTCAGTGTGTCGGTGATTGATATTGACCTGTTCAAGAAGATCAACGATTCCTTTGGCCATAAAGCCGGTGACCGGGTACTACAATTGGTGGCACGGGAGATGAAAAGCCGTCTTCGCAGCACAGATTTCATCGCCCGTTTCGGTGGTGAGGAGTTCGTGTTGCTATTGCCGGAGACGGGATTGGAGGCCGCCCGTGACGTGGTAGAGCAGTTTCGGGAACATGTCGGCAAGCTGCCGTTCCATTTCGGCGGTAAGCCGGTTTCAATCACCTTTTCAGCCGGCGTGTCGGAGTTCCGGGATGGCGATACCGAAGATGCCGTGTTTGATCGTGCCGACCGGGCCCTATATCAGGCCAAAGATGCCGGCCGCAATCAGGTCATGGTGGATTGA
- a CDS encoding DUF2789 domain-containing protein: MDTSKHTLSVLFQQLGLPSDQKSMESFIARHSPLPSEIAIQDAPFWSESQSQFLEEGLEEDSDWAEIIDELDALLRH; encoded by the coding sequence ATGGACACCAGCAAACACACTCTAAGCGTCCTTTTTCAGCAGCTTGGCTTACCATCAGATCAGAAAAGCATGGAGAGTTTTATCGCCCGGCATTCTCCACTGCCTTCGGAAATTGCCATCCAGGATGCCCCCTTCTGGTCCGAAAGCCAGTCGCAATTTCTTGAGGAGGGCCTTGAGGAAGACAGCGACTGGGCCGAGATTATTGATGAACTGGACGCCCTGCTGCGGCACTGA
- a CDS encoding ATP-binding protein yields the protein MKSLPQLLYGLLFVLLQGVVWAEPPQASPAPVLGAADLEWLGQQDGFRVAVRQSQVPLVFDTGEGALAGIWIDYLARLSDKLGVPVEPFMAVDQGDDADLVLTTRIPGSPVIPGLRHTSPMMSLTYGIFVNAGDAAYRTLSDLEFANVAIIGGDPNQFPLLDPIDNFSPVPVASLGEAISLVLSGKADAFLGPVPVVSDYLESAMINGIGLAVLLDNRPVDVVLQVPTSRDRLFRVFDRAIQALSHNEHRDIRQAWLQANMPALEGRGVALTASELEWLKRHPGLKVGMRGDWPPFEFEQDGRPAGLASDLVKRLEENLDVRFNRVIAGSRQSAEDMLKAGEVDILPGMSRTPRTEQEFLFTRAYVSVPIALAIRDTGRFIGDLRELRDERVGVVNRQASHDYLLINHPNLDLYPQKTVEEGLLALSNGDLDVMVTHIPAVSYTVARLGLSNLRITSITPYQYDLRLAVSKDNPVLHRILNKALSSLPASETEAVYNRWIHLDIEQEADYTVVRRIILIAIVVVLIFLYWNRKLSLEVDERIRSENALRRSEDELRAAKLEAERLAREAETASRAKSEFLANMSHEIRTPMNAVIGYSDLLYNSVTDPQQRNYLNAIRAGSRSLLMLINDILDLSRIEAGKMRLDFGPVSVRRLLSDVRHIFDLRATEQGITLEVSVGSGMPSAMMLDETRLRQVLFNLVGNAIKFTHEGGVTVRAVAKELEESTGKDADIRYYRLKVTVADTGIGIAPDQQDRIFDAFEQQEGQSSRRYGGTGLGLAISRKLVEMMGGELTVKSEPDVGSTFTLVLPRVEATVEQAEDDGTPEEAERLLAQTMSMQERGWLREKLAEDFGDQWQDVRESGDPEQMKDFALRIVEWGQRHRSPSVTSYGEKLLADVEAFNLDAVNTALEAFPKLLGQR from the coding sequence GTGAAGTCTCTTCCACAGTTATTGTATGGCCTCTTGTTTGTCCTGCTTCAAGGGGTCGTATGGGCGGAACCGCCCCAGGCGTCGCCGGCGCCGGTTCTGGGCGCTGCAGATCTGGAGTGGTTGGGCCAGCAGGATGGCTTCCGGGTGGCTGTCAGGCAGAGCCAGGTGCCGCTGGTGTTCGATACCGGTGAGGGTGCGCTGGCGGGTATCTGGATTGATTATCTCGCCCGCCTGTCAGACAAGCTTGGCGTGCCGGTTGAGCCTTTCATGGCAGTCGACCAGGGCGACGATGCTGACCTGGTTCTGACGACCCGCATTCCGGGATCACCGGTGATCCCGGGCCTTCGGCACACCTCACCGATGATGTCGCTGACCTATGGGATATTTGTAAATGCCGGCGACGCCGCCTACCGAACGCTTTCCGATCTGGAATTTGCCAACGTCGCGATTATTGGTGGTGATCCCAACCAGTTCCCTTTGCTGGACCCGATTGATAACTTTTCGCCGGTGCCCGTCGCCAGTCTTGGTGAGGCCATCAGCCTGGTGTTGTCCGGCAAGGCCGACGCCTTCCTCGGGCCGGTTCCGGTGGTCTCGGATTACCTTGAATCCGCGATGATCAATGGTATCGGTCTGGCCGTTCTGCTGGACAATCGCCCGGTGGATGTTGTGTTGCAGGTGCCGACCAGCCGTGACCGCCTTTTCCGGGTGTTCGACCGGGCCATTCAGGCATTGAGCCACAACGAGCACCGGGATATTCGCCAGGCCTGGCTGCAGGCGAACATGCCGGCCCTGGAAGGACGTGGCGTGGCCCTGACCGCTTCGGAGCTGGAGTGGCTGAAACGTCATCCAGGGTTGAAAGTGGGTATGCGTGGCGATTGGCCACCGTTTGAGTTCGAGCAGGACGGCCGCCCGGCGGGCCTTGCCTCTGACCTGGTCAAACGGCTGGAGGAGAACCTGGATGTTCGCTTCAATCGGGTGATTGCAGGTTCCCGACAGTCGGCCGAGGACATGTTGAAGGCGGGTGAAGTGGATATTCTGCCGGGTATGTCCCGCACCCCCCGAACCGAACAGGAATTCCTGTTCACCCGGGCCTATGTGTCGGTACCGATTGCCCTGGCCATCCGGGATACCGGCCGGTTCATTGGTGATCTGAGGGAACTGCGGGATGAGCGGGTCGGTGTGGTTAACCGCCAGGCCAGCCACGACTATCTGTTGATCAATCACCCGAACCTGGATCTGTATCCGCAAAAAACCGTTGAGGAGGGGCTTCTGGCGCTGTCCAACGGCGACCTGGATGTGATGGTTACGCATATTCCGGCGGTGAGTTACACGGTTGCCCGGCTGGGCCTGTCGAACCTGCGAATTACCAGCATTACGCCCTATCAGTATGACCTGCGGCTGGCGGTCAGCAAGGACAATCCGGTGCTTCACCGTATCCTCAACAAGGCCCTGAGCAGCCTGCCGGCATCGGAGACCGAGGCGGTGTATAACCGCTGGATACACCTGGATATCGAACAGGAAGCTGACTACACCGTGGTCCGGCGCATTATCCTGATTGCCATCGTTGTGGTGCTGATCTTCCTGTACTGGAACCGCAAGCTGTCGCTGGAGGTGGATGAGAGAATCCGTTCCGAGAACGCCCTGCGCCGCAGTGAGGATGAATTGCGGGCAGCCAAGCTTGAGGCCGAACGCCTGGCCCGGGAGGCGGAAACCGCCAGCAGGGCCAAGAGTGAGTTCCTGGCCAATATGTCCCACGAGATCCGAACCCCAATGAATGCGGTCATTGGGTACAGCGATCTGCTCTACAACTCGGTGACCGATCCCCAGCAGCGGAACTACCTGAACGCCATCCGCGCCGGCAGCCGTAGCCTGTTAATGCTGATCAACGACATTCTTGACCTGTCACGGATCGAGGCGGGCAAGATGCGCCTGGACTTTGGCCCGGTTTCGGTTCGCCGGCTGCTCAGCGATGTCCGGCATATCTTTGATCTGCGAGCGACCGAGCAGGGCATTACCCTGGAGGTGAGCGTAGGCTCTGGCATGCCCTCGGCAATGATGTTGGATGAAACCCGGTTGCGCCAGGTGTTGTTCAATCTGGTGGGCAATGCCATCAAGTTCACCCATGAGGGTGGAGTGACAGTGCGGGCCGTGGCCAAAGAACTGGAGGAATCGACCGGTAAGGACGCGGATATCCGCTACTACCGGTTGAAAGTGACCGTGGCCGACACCGGCATTGGCATTGCGCCGGATCAGCAGGACCGTATTTTCGATGCCTTTGAGCAGCAGGAAGGTCAGAGCTCCCGGCGATACGGGGGCACCGGCCTGGGTCTGGCCATCAGCCGGAAGCTGGTGGAAATGATGGGCGGTGAGCTGACGGTAAAGAGTGAACCGGATGTTGGGTCCACCTTTACTCTCGTGTTGCCCCGGGTTGAGGCTACCGTAGAGCAGGCGGAAGATGACGGGACGCCGGAGGAAGCCGAGCGGCTGCTGGCGCAGACCATGAGTATGCAGGAGCGAGGCTGGCTGCGGGAGAAGCTGGCGGAGGACTTTGGTGACCAGTGGCAGGATGTTCGTGAAAGCGGCGACCCGGAACAGATGAAAGACTTTGCGCTACGAATTGTTGAATGGGGGCAGCGTCATCGTTCGCCGTCGGTGACCAGCTACGGCGAAAAACTGCTGGCGGATGTAGAGGCGTTCAATCTGGATGCGGTTAATACGGCCCTTGAAGCTTTCCCCAAATTGCTGGGCCAGCGTTGA
- a CDS encoding patatin-like phospholipase family protein — MPDRRYYLVLLFILAPLLWAPVLASEPSERPKVGLVLSGGGAKGMAHVGVLRVLEEMRVPVDVVVGTSAGSAVAALYASGMSVSEIEQRFLELDWLSSFRDDPGRAFKPVRRKQDDWRLPLVPGLGVSRQGVHLGGGLVTGQNLGFILNELTRNAALVENFDQLPIPFRAVATDLETGEEVVIGDGNLAEAIRASMSIPGVYAPVERDGRLLVDGGVANNLPVSVAREMGADVVIAVDITDPMMSADQLREAFSVVGQLTTLITRRNTDAQLAMLAEQDVWVHPDLEGFGSADFYDALVLFELGATAAREHAVALNRLSVPEEQWVAYQSRRAAGSWVPGPVVRVEIAQGERLATDFLRERIRQQPAEVLDVPELEADLKRIYGLGYYESVGWSLAPTEEGPVLVIRAREKSWGPNYLSFGLNYEDNFEGNTRFNLAAGLRMTELNRLGAEWLTGVQLGTQPWVRSQWYQPLTYGYDRFAVVGVEYRRDDYSIYDQGRRISEVDVTFRQVDLALGMELGGNGEVRLAYVRGYASVDDEVGVPVAPADNVHQGHVSLQLVHDSLSDAFFPKSGAFAGIRGRIEREDLGSDRHFDGVTAMLLGTGTWERFNLTGLLYTRQIFSGEAGIENAARLGGFRQLSAYAPGEITGNDAVLASVYGRQEFGGPVMPWFAGAGFETGNAWDSMRDASWSDTVRSWSAFAGVDTLLGPVQLAAAYNNEDNWTAYLNIGFSFTQLFY; from the coding sequence TTGCCCGACCGGCGGTATTATCTGGTTCTGCTGTTCATTCTGGCGCCCCTGTTGTGGGCGCCAGTACTGGCGTCGGAACCCTCAGAACGCCCGAAAGTTGGGCTTGTGCTCAGCGGTGGCGGTGCCAAAGGCATGGCCCATGTGGGTGTTCTGAGGGTGCTGGAAGAAATGCGGGTGCCTGTGGATGTGGTGGTAGGCACCAGTGCCGGCTCCGCCGTGGCGGCACTCTACGCTTCGGGCATGTCGGTATCCGAGATTGAGCAGCGGTTTCTGGAACTGGACTGGTTGTCCAGCTTCCGCGACGATCCCGGCCGGGCGTTCAAGCCGGTCCGGCGCAAACAGGACGACTGGCGTCTGCCACTGGTGCCCGGTTTGGGGGTCAGCAGGCAAGGTGTCCACCTGGGCGGAGGCCTGGTGACCGGGCAGAATCTTGGCTTTATCCTCAATGAACTCACCCGCAATGCCGCCCTGGTTGAAAATTTCGATCAGTTACCCATTCCCTTCCGAGCCGTGGCCACCGACCTTGAAACCGGGGAAGAGGTGGTCATCGGAGACGGTAATCTTGCCGAAGCGATTCGGGCCAGTATGAGCATTCCGGGCGTTTACGCGCCAGTTGAGCGGGACGGTCGGCTGTTGGTGGACGGAGGGGTTGCCAACAATCTTCCAGTCAGCGTGGCTCGGGAGATGGGCGCGGATGTGGTCATTGCCGTGGATATCACCGATCCGATGATGAGCGCCGACCAATTGCGGGAGGCTTTCTCAGTGGTGGGGCAACTGACTACCCTGATAACCCGCAGGAATACCGATGCCCAACTGGCCATGCTGGCCGAGCAGGACGTGTGGGTTCACCCGGACCTCGAAGGCTTTGGCTCCGCCGATTTTTACGATGCGCTGGTCCTGTTCGAACTGGGTGCCACCGCCGCCCGAGAGCATGCGGTTGCCCTGAATCGGCTGTCGGTGCCTGAGGAACAGTGGGTGGCGTATCAGTCGCGCCGGGCCGCCGGCAGTTGGGTGCCCGGGCCAGTGGTTCGGGTTGAGATCGCCCAGGGTGAGCGCCTGGCGACGGACTTCCTGAGGGAGCGGATTCGCCAGCAACCGGCGGAAGTTCTGGACGTACCGGAGCTTGAGGCAGACCTGAAGCGTATTTATGGCCTCGGCTACTACGAATCCGTGGGCTGGTCGCTGGCGCCCACGGAAGAGGGGCCGGTCCTTGTGATACGGGCGCGGGAGAAAAGCTGGGGACCGAATTACCTGTCGTTCGGGCTCAACTATGAAGATAACTTTGAGGGAAATACCCGCTTCAACCTGGCAGCTGGCCTGCGCATGACCGAGCTGAACCGGTTGGGTGCCGAATGGCTGACCGGCGTTCAGTTGGGTACCCAGCCCTGGGTCCGAAGCCAGTGGTACCAGCCGCTGACCTACGGTTATGACCGGTTTGCCGTTGTCGGTGTGGAATATCGGCGCGACGATTACAGCATTTACGATCAGGGGCGGCGCATCTCGGAAGTGGATGTCACCTTCCGACAAGTGGACCTGGCCCTGGGCATGGAGCTGGGCGGCAATGGTGAAGTCCGGCTGGCCTATGTGCGCGGGTATGCCTCGGTTGACGACGAAGTGGGTGTTCCGGTCGCCCCCGCCGACAATGTGCATCAGGGGCATGTCAGCTTGCAGCTGGTGCACGATTCCCTGAGCGATGCCTTCTTCCCGAAATCCGGTGCTTTTGCCGGGATCCGCGGGCGGATTGAGCGGGAAGATCTCGGTTCAGACCGGCACTTTGATGGCGTGACGGCGATGCTGCTGGGCACTGGTACCTGGGAGCGATTTAACCTGACCGGGCTGTTGTATACCCGCCAGATTTTCAGCGGCGAGGCCGGTATTGAAAATGCCGCCCGTTTGGGTGGCTTTCGCCAGCTTTCAGCCTACGCCCCGGGGGAAATTACCGGCAACGACGCCGTGTTGGCGTCCGTTTACGGTCGGCAGGAGTTTGGTGGTCCGGTCATGCCCTGGTTTGCCGGCGCCGGTTTTGAAACCGGCAATGCGTGGGACAGTATGCGTGACGCCAGCTGGAGCGACACGGTGCGGTCCTGGAGTGCCTTTGCTGGCGTGGATACCCTGCTCGGGCCGGTGCAACTGGCCGCTGCCTACAACAACGAGGATAACTGGACCGCCTACCTGAACATTGGCTTCTCTTTTACCCAGCTGTTCTACTGA